A window from Podospora bellae-mahoneyi strain CBS 112042 chromosome 1 map unlocalized CBS112042p_1, whole genome shotgun sequence encodes these proteins:
- a CDS encoding uncharacterized protein (EggNog:ENOG503NZ0V; COG:D) gives MVSFSCEACGDIFTKKKLDPHRNRCRGATFTCIDCMVHFPGTEYRWHTSCMSEEQKYQGALYKEKKPKQQQHQQRVPPLAPPPPPAAMAQPAYVESVAEDDNWKNYEQRSDDDSRSINLPEAPTPPSAVDMGGNVNVFDFMVDNPTPTASNVSLPLPVPTQVPANEEMSLVRFDPEANGGDNFEDHALIHQENGAVALNQFQTPAPKQPRRKTKDSESSVKKDKKRKRLHIETDQVMIDAPPVMHSGLTGGLKGLMSRSSVFPPSPDYSGDNIATPASPLKKTKSSKHHHKSLARTTTESLSNGLMAMIAGPSKTKSSKKKAKTSSSSKDSKKKSSSSSSPKRLEGGKEPKLLEYRPGSKDSKEGDVASGQMVIYKPAADHFLSLVTKGPESEKGCSVNKALKRYHRERSNSGVSLSKLMEEKELFKTLRMKRNDRGEIVLFTI, from the exons ATGGTTTCCTTTTCGTGCGAG GCCTGTGGAGACATATTCACCAAGAAGAAACTCGACCCGCACCGCAACCGCTGTCGAGGTGCTACCTTTACCTGCATCGACTGTATGGTACATTTTCCTGGCACAGAATATCGCTGGCACACG AGTTGTATGAGTGAGGAACAAAAGTATCAGGGTGCCCTCTATaaagagaagaagccaaagcagcagcaacaccagcagcGCGTTCCCCCTCTcgcaccacctcctccacctgccgCCATGGCTCAACCAGCATATGTCGAATCAGTcgccgaggacgacaacTGGAAGAATTACGAGCAACGCAGTGACGATGATAGCCGTTCCATCAACCTTCCGGAAGCGCCTACCCCGCCTTCTGCCGTGGACATGGGAGGCAACGTGAATGTCTTTGATTTCATGGTTGACAACCCCACGCCAACCGCTTCCAATGTTTCgcttcccctccccgtccctACTCAGGTTCCAGCAAACGAGGAGATGTCCCTCGTGCGGTTTGACCCGGAGGCCAACGGTGGCGACAACTTCGAAGACCATGCCCTCATTCACCAAGAAAATGGTGCTGTAGCCTTGAACCAGTTCCAGACACCCGCGCCAAAACAGCCCCGGAGAAAGACCAAGGACAGCGAAAGTAGCGTCaagaaagacaagaagcgcaagagaCTACACATCGAAACCGACCAGGTCATGATCGATGCCCCACCAGTAATGCACTCCGGGTTGACTGGTGGCTTGAAGGGTCTTATGAGCAGGTCGTCCGTattcccaccatctccagactATTCTGGAGACAATATTGCGACACCAGCAAGTCCtttgaagaagaccaagTCGTCCAAGCATCACCACAAGTCCCTTGCGCGCACGACAACCGAGTCTTTGAGCAACGGCCTGATGGCCATGATTGCCGGACCTTCCAAGACGAAGtcgtccaagaagaaggccaagaccagctccagctccaaggactccaagaagaagagttccagctccagcagccccAAGCGCCTTGAAGGCGGCAAGGAGCCAAAGCTCCTCGAATACCGACCTGGATCCAAGGATAGCAAGGAGGGTGATGTGGCCAGTGGCCAGATGGTCATTTACAAGCCTGCCGCCGACCACTTTTTGAGCCTTGTTACCAAGGGTCCCGAGAGTGAGAAGGGATGCAGCGTCAACAAGGCACTTAAGAGGTACCACCGTGAGCGCAGCAACTCGGGCGTCAGCCTCAGCAAGTTGatggaagagaaggagttgTTCAAGACTCTGCGGATGAAGAGGAATGACCGGGGAGAGATTGTGTTGTTTACCATTTGA
- the PEX10 gene encoding peroxisome biogenesis factor 10 (EggNog:ENOG503NWSD; COG:O; BUSCO:EOG092635ST), translated as MASQPPKSQPPPPLTSSPYPYAAAPDIIRAHQKDAYFQGLLTNQISDLHRRLRGARSAHSWATETRTIGDALYLCLTTLIGNRTLGEEYCDLVQVEAPPSSPSQQQATTYPDSHIPPKPTSQPGPLLPSLSRRAGFIATSTLTPYLLTLLLPKLRSSLRRLLTTRLTTLTTRGLDTTKQGQPTSEARALRYILTHLSSLTNPAHIHAITLATFYFTGAYYSLSKRLFGLRYIFTKRIPDTPGASQNSGRGGYEVLGVLLVTQMLVRTYLHLSQQLSSSPSSNIDDIPTSSDRYIPSGPVEVSLDDNAYALNTSLLDTSAPAPQNQRSLAEIARTTHTPLVKGGTKPRYDLSDGKQMAWIKGYNPRKCTLCLEELRDPAVTSCGHVFCWECIGDWVREKPECPLCRREAMGQKILPLRMVHVH; from the coding sequence ATGGCGTCACAGCCCCCCAAATCGcagccgccaccgcctctcACAAGCTCCCCATACCCATACGCTGCCGCGCCAGACATCATCCGCGCCCACCAAAAAGACGCCTACTTCCAaggcctcctcaccaaccagATCTCCgacctccaccgccgtctcCGCGGCGCCCGATCTGCCCACTCCTGGGCGACCGAGACCCGCACAATAGGCGATGCCCTCTACCTCTGCCTTACAACCCTAATCGGCAACCGCACGCTCGGAGAAGAATACTGCGATCTTGTCCAAGTCGAAGcgcccccctcttctccctcgcaGCAACAAGCAACCACCTACCCCGACTcccacatcccccccaaacccacctcccaacccgggccccttctcccctccctctcccgccgaGCAGGCTTCATCGCAACCTCAACACTAACCccctacctcctcaccctcctcctccccaaactccgctcctccctccgccgccttctcaccacccggctgacaaccctcaccacccgcgGCCTCGACACAACAAAACAAGGCCAACCCACCTCTGAAGCCCGCGCCCTCCGCTACATCCtaacccacctctcctccctcaccaacccagcccacATCCACGCCATCACCCTCGCAACCTTTTACTTCACCGGCGCGTATTACTCCCTCTCCAAGCGGCTCTTCGGCCTCCGCTACATCTTCACCAAGCGCATCCCCGACACCCCAGGAGCAAGCCAAAACTCTGGTCGCGGAGGCTACGAAGTGCTcggcgtcctcctcgtcacccaAATGCTCGTCAGGACCtacctccacctctcccaacaactgtcttcctccccttcgtcaAATATAGACGACATCCCCACATCATCAGACCGGTACATCCCCTCCGGCCCCGTCGAAGTCTCTTTGGACGACAACGCCTacgccctcaacacctccctccttgaCACCTCGGCCCCCGCTCCCCAGAACCAGCGCTCATTGGCGGAGATTGCCAGGACGACTCACACCCCGTTGGTGAAAGGAGGGACGAAGCCGAGGTATGATCTCAGTGACGGGAAGCAAATGGCTTGGATAAAGGGTTACAATCCCAGGAAGTGCACGCTCTGtctggaggagctgagggacCCGGCGGTGACGAGCTGCGGGCATGTGTTTTGCTGGGAGTGCATCGGGGAttgggtgagggagaagccAGAGTGTCCGTTGTgcaggagggaggcgatggGGCAGAAGATTTTGCCGCTGAGGATGGTGCATGTTCACTAG
- the ERD1 gene encoding protein-ER retention protein (COG:U; EggNog:ENOG503P01T), whose protein sequence is MDGDPAVEPQLDAFSLAFPLPYRVAIIVILAVWGWGLNLHFLHIRRIDVPSLIRYPGRSSSAQLTHHHSTYRIASLLSSVSGLSIVIFWMLTRGDPQRVIDYDWIPMTNLLVIALLFSVPLRKLSVSHHGRSRLLRTLKRVSVGGLAEAKDGKFGDILLADVLTSYAKVLADLFVCLCMFLTSNGSATARPDRGCGGDVLVPVIMAVPSAIRLRQCLIEYVRVRSAPLREATGWGGQHLANAAKYSTAFPVIVIGAMLRNQTEASPGLSRAWIAACLLNSFYSFYWDVAKDWDLTLFSDARERNSPDHPYGLRRRLLVHKPGVYYAVIALDLTLRCTWMIKLNPSLDQISNFESSIFLIQFLEVFRRWIWIFFRVETEWIRNNPVGLDAEDILLGDFQGNKYEDED, encoded by the exons ATGGATGGTGACCCGGCGGTTGAGCCGCAGCTCGATGCTTTCAGCTTGGCCTTCCCACTGCCCTACCGAGTAGCAATCATCGTGATTCTGG CCGTGTGGGGATGGGGTCTCAATCTCCATTTCCTTCATATTCGTCGAATCGATGTGCCCTCTTTGATCCGCTACCCGGGCAGGTCGAGCTCGGCCCAACTGACCCATCACCATTCGACCTACCgcatcgcctccctcctctcctccgtctccggCCTGTCGATAGTGATCTTCTGGATGCTGACGCGAGGAGATCCTCAGCGTGTGATCGACTACGACTGGATTCCCATGACCAACCTGCTCGTTATCGCCCTGCTCTTCTCCGTCCCGCTTCGCAAACTCTCGGTATCCCACCACGGAAGAAGTCGACTCCTTAGGACTTTGAAGAGAGTTAGCGTTGGAGGTCTGGCCGAGGCAAAAGACGGAAAGTTTGGGGATATCCTGCTTGCCGATGTGCTCACCAGCTATGCCAAAGTGCTGGCCGATCTCTTTGTCTGCCTTTGCATGTTCCTCACTAGCAATGGTTCTGCTACCGCCAGACCGGATCGGGGCTGCGGAGGTGATGTTCTTGTCCCCGTGATAATGGCTGTTCCAAGCGCCATTCGACTCAGGCAATGTCTGATCGAGTACGTTCGTGTTCGGAGCGCTCCTTTGAGAGAGGCTACAGGATGGGGTGGTCAACACTTGGCCAACGCCGCAAAGTACTCAACTGCTTTCCCAGTCATTGTCATCGGTGCCATGCTGAGGAATCAGACCGAGGCTTCACCTGGCCTGTCCCGCGCGTGGATTGCCGCTTGTCTGCTGAATTCCTTCTACAGTTTTTACTGGGATGTTGCCAAGGATTGGGATCTGACTCTCTTCTCTGATGCACGGGAAAGAAACTCTCCAGACCATCCGTAcgggttgaggaggcggttaTTGGTGCATAAACCAGGGGTTTACTACGCTGTTATTGCGTTGGACCTGACTTTGCGGTGCACCTGGATGATCAAGCTGAACCCTAGTCTTGACCAAATCAGCAACTTTGAAAGTTCCATCTTTCTCATTCAGTTTCTAGAGGTGTTTAGGCGCTGGATATGGATTTTCTTCCGGGTTGAGACGGAATGGATTAGGAACAACCCAGTTGGGCTGGACGCTGAGGATATTCTTCTGGGAGACTTTCAAGGAAACAAGTACGAAGACGAGGACTGA
- the PCD1 gene encoding 8-oxo-dGTP diphosphatase (COG:L; EggNog:ENOG503NXJP), giving the protein MTSTLMVSEPHQSDQQDPQQQEEEDLISTPAQPGQEETKTVVQGLQDSPSLSTTALDTQQEESEREEDEGSYYWKRETMAPLNAVSAAAVARLRAFKPPPFPLWDRLPVSRRAAVLLLLYADRKGDLRVVITMRAATLRSFSGHAALPGGKADTIRETPYQIARREAYEEIGLPLDNTHLPPPFTIEHLCYLPANLARTELVVRPVVALLHTSPPSSTATSPQSNPVSPQPDPTITAEDSLIPRLDAKEVAAVFSAPFHNFLRSTDEPGHEKVEGEWYNGSWTEWHEEPWRMHFFYVPVTNQRVTKPKIREGGLASLAEDHSPDEEPVEEEKRYKVWGMTARILVDAATIAYGEKPEFEHNSHFGDERIIEGLERLGRLGEKKRRGSTVTKEDVKKAGEIMTKKEEGSKM; this is encoded by the exons ATGACCAGCACGTTGATGGTCTCTGAGCCTCATCAGTCAGATCAACAagaccctcaacaacaagaagaagaagatctcATTTCTACTCCAGCCCAACCAGGCCAGGAAGAAACAAAGACGGTAGTTCAGGGGCTGCAGGATTCACCGAGTTTGAGTACCACCGCTTTAGATACTCAACAGGAGGAAagtgagagggaggaagacgaggggtCGTATTACTGGAAAAGGGAGACCATGGCTCCGTTGAATGCTGTTTCTGCT GCGGCGGTTGCGAGGCTGAGGGCGTTCAAGCCGCCTCCTTTTCCGTTGTGGGATCGGTTGCCTGTCAGTAGACgggcggcggtgttgttgctgttgtatGCGGACCGGAAGGGGGatttgagggtggtgataaCGATGAGGGCGGCGACGTTGAGGAGTTTTTCTG GTCATGCAGCATTGCCAGGTGGAAAGGCGGACACCATCCGCGAGACACCCT ACCAAATCGCCCGCCGCGAAGCCTACGAGGAAATCGGCCTCCCCCTCgacaacacccacctccccccacccttcACAATCGAACACCTCTGCTAcctccccgccaacctcgcccgcACCGAGCTCGTCGTCCGCCCCGTCGTCGCCCTCCTgcacacctcccccccttcctccaccgccacctccccccagtcAAACCCTGTCTCCCCGCAGCCCGACCCAACAATCACTGCTGAAGACTCCCTAATCCCGCGACTCGACGCCAAAGAAGTCGCCGCCGTGTTCTCCGCCCCGTTTCACAACTTCCTCAGGTCAACCGATGAACCTGGTCACGAAAAGGTAGAAGGGGAGTGGTATAATGGCTCCTGGACGGAATGGCACGAGGAGCCCTGGCGGATGCACTTTTTTTATGTCCCGGTCACTAACCAGAGGGTTACTAAACCTAAAATTCGTGAGGGAGGTTTGGCATCACTGGCTGAAGATCACAGCCCTGATGAGGAGCCagtggaagaggaaaagcGGTACAAAGTCTGGGGGATGACCGCTCGGATTCTGGTGGATGCGGCCACGATTGCGTATGGGGAGAAGCCAGAGTTTGAGCATAACAGTCATTTTGGAGATGAGAGGATCATTGAGGGATTGGAAAGGTTGGGGAggctgggggagaagaagagacgGGGGAGTACAGTCACCAAAGAGGATGTGAAGAAGGCGGGGGAGATTATgaccaagaaggaggaaggcaGTAAGATGTGA
- the CTR2 gene encoding copper transpport protein (COG:P; EggNog:ENOG503P7A9) — translation MDHSHHDHSHHEMMDHSAHMGHGDHGGDGQNMCNMNMLFTWDTNNLCIVFRQWHISSNFSLFVSLLAIVALGAGYEALREAIRRYEAAVTRRANSVPREIESLYQDDEDHEQDAETDPFFGAVITGQNRDEVTKRAHIIKSVLYAVQNFYAFMIMLIFMTYNGWVMLACSFGAGLGYLLFGGQTTVAKETACH, via the exons ATGGATCACTCTCACCACGACCACTCCCATCACGAAATGATGGACCACTCGGCTCACATGGGCCACGGTGATCACGGCGGTGATGGCCAAAACATGTGCAACATGAAC ATGCTCTTCACCTGGGATACCAACAACCTCTGCATTGTCTTCCGCCAATGGCacatctcctccaactttTCCCTCttcgtctccctcctcgccatcgtcgccCTCGGCGCCGGCTACGAAGCCCTCCGTGAAGCCATCCGTCGCTATGAAGCCGCAGTCACCAGACGGGCCAACTCCGTCCCTC GAGAAATCGAGTCTCTATATCAAGACGATGAAGATCATGAACAAGATGCTGAGACAGACCCCTTCTTTGGTGCTGTGATTACAGGCCAGAACAGAGACGAGGTCACCAAGCGGGCGCACATCATCAAGAGTGTCTTGTATGCGGTGCAGAACTTTTATGCTTTTATGATCAT GCTCATCTTCATGACTTACAACGGCTGGGTCATGCTCGCCTGCTCCTTTGGCGCCGGCCTCGGATACCTCTTGTTTGGCGGCCAGACCACCGTAGCAAAGGAGACAGCCTGCCATTAA
- the BNA1 gene encoding 3-hydroxyanthranilic acid dioxygenase (EggNog:ENOG503P1R4; COG:E) yields MLTQPINLPKWLEENSHLLKPPINNYCVYNEGFTVMIVGGPNARTDYHINQTPEWFYQHRGAMLLKIVDPTDNNTFKDIIIRQGDMFLLPPNTPHNPVRFADTVGIVLEQKRPEGSIDRMRWYCQSCKEIVHEASFHCTDLGTQIKAAVEAFKEDEEKRTCKKCGEVAAWKPAEGSLKDPNLEEA; encoded by the exons ATGctcacccaacccatcaaccTGCCAAAATG GCTTGAAGAAAactcccacctcctcaaaccccccatcaacaactaCTGCGTCTACAACGAAGGCTTCACCGTCATGATCGTCGGCGGCCCCAACGCCCGCACCGACTACCACATCAACCAAACCCCCGAATGGTTTTACCAGCACCGTGGCGCCATGCTCCTCAAGATCGTCGACcccaccgacaacaacaccttcaaggacatcatcatccgccaaGGCGACatgttcctcctcccgcccAACACTCCCCACAACCCCGTCCGCTTCGCCGACACCGTCGGCATCGTCCTCGAGCAAAAGCGTCCAGAGGGAAGCATCGACCGGATGAGGTGGTACTGCCAGTCATGCAAGGAGATTGTCCACGAGGCGAGCTTTCACTGCACCGATTTGGGGACGCAGATCAAAGCTGCGGTGGAGGCTTTCAAGGAAgacgaagagaagaggaCGTGTAAAAAGtgtggggaggtggcggcgtGGAAGCCCGCCGAGGGTAGTCTGAAGGATCCTAATTTGGAGGAGGCTTGA
- a CDS encoding uncharacterized protein (EggNog:ENOG503NV1X; COG:Q), protein MMIFRRGLATATNATTMASLKKAGKVVCIGRNYADHIAELNNTRPKQPFFFLKPSSSILAPGEGPVVRPKGVDLHYEVELALVLGKRIRDFDENDNKAALDAIDSYALSIDMTARNVQNEAKKKGLPWDICKGFDTFLPVSNVINKSAIPDPHNIELYLTVNDKVQQQDSTELMLFRIPKILGDISKVMTLNPGDIILTGTPKGVGPVVPGDVMKAGIRINGKELEEAKIEVQVEESTGAYQYGET, encoded by the exons atgatgatctTCCGGAGAGGTTTGGCTACGGCCACAAACGCAACCACAATGGCGTCGCTCAAGAAGGCTGGCAAAGTCGTGTGCATTGGCCGCAACTATGC GGACCACATTGCTGaactcaacaacacccgCCCCAAGCaacccttcttttttctgaagccttcttcctccatcttggcccCCGGGGAGGGTCCGGTCGTCCGCCCCAAGGGTGTTGACCTTCACTACGAAGTCGAGCTCGCCCTTGTCCTCGGCAAGCGCATCAGAGACTTTGATGAGAATGACAACAAGGCCGCTCTCGACGCCATTGACA GCTACGCCCTCAGCATCGACATGACCGCCCGCAACGTCCAAAAcgaagccaagaagaagggcctCCCCTGGGACATCTGCAAGGGCTTCgacaccttcctccccgtcaGCAACGTCATCAACAAGTCGGCCATTCCCGACCCCCATAACATCGAGCTCTACCTCACCGTCAACGACAAGGTCCAGCAGCAGGACTCGACCGAGCTGATGCTCTTCCGCATCCCCAAGATCCTCGGCGACATCTCCAAGGTCATGACCCTCAACCCAGgcgacatcatcctcactgGCACCCCCAAGGGCGTCGGCCCGGTCGTTCCCGGCGACGTCATGAAGGCTGGTATCAGAATCAATggcaaggagctcgaggaggccaagattgaggTTCAGGTGGAGGAGTCAACTGGTGCTTACCAGTACGGCGAGACGTAa